The following proteins are encoded in a genomic region of Alphaproteobacteria bacterium:
- a CDS encoding ATP phosphoribosyltransferase codes for METPMIMALPKGRIAEELIPLLKQVGIEPEAAFFDPSSRLLRFKTNVTHLEIIRVRSFDVATFVAFGGAHIGVAGRDVLLEFDTPELYAPIDLGIGKCRLSVAEEQGLAQHDDPAKWSHITVASKYPNLTRKHFAQRGVQAEIIKLNGAMELAPTLGMCKRIVDLVSTGKTLRENGLVEIEKIVDVSSYLIINRTAYKTRSKEIYPLVETFEKVVHGSAA; via the coding sequence ATGGAAACACCCATGATTATGGCCCTGCCAAAAGGGCGGATTGCAGAGGAATTAATTCCACTTTTAAAACAGGTTGGCATTGAGCCAGAAGCGGCGTTTTTTGATCCAAGCAGTCGTTTATTGCGTTTTAAAACCAATGTGACTCATTTGGAAATTATCCGGGTTCGCAGTTTTGATGTGGCGACGTTTGTGGCTTTTGGTGGTGCTCATATCGGTGTTGCGGGACGTGATGTCTTATTAGAGTTTGATACACCAGAGCTTTATGCCCCGATTGATTTAGGAATTGGCAAATGTCGTCTATCAGTAGCCGAAGAACAGGGGCTTGCACAGCATGATGACCCTGCAAAATGGAGCCATATAACGGTTGCCAGCAAATATCCTAACCTCACCCGTAAGCATTTTGCCCAGAGGGGGGTCCAGGCCGAAATTATTAAATTAAATGGGGCGATGGAATTGGCTCCAACACTGGGTATGTGCAAACGGATCGTTGATCTGGTTTCTACAGGAAAAACATTACGCGAAAATGGCTTGGTTGAAATTGAGAAAATTGTTGATGTTTCGTCGTATCTCATCATTAACCGTACGGCTTATAAAACGCGCTCGAAAGAGATTTATCCATTAGTTGAAACATTTGAAAAGGTCGTTCATGGTTCTGCAGCTTAA
- a CDS encoding methyltransferase domain-containing protein: MTAPLFDLATLQQHKQRTHPETTRELLEALDSNALLTDILSDTVRAFPSACLTHFGPYTPSHYLKGHYGIESLYEHNELEIPFTHQINERFDLIISYFHLHWHNDVLQSLKNYYRLLKPNGLFISLFFGGYSLTELRQSLLKAESELTQQAAPRISPTIDVKDAGRLIQLAGFENPVSDLTHMTVSYDHPLTLLKELKQLGETNALLQRTRQFMTRRLLHEACATYSQSFADEDGRVPATIDIITMTGWKPRNST, from the coding sequence ATGACTGCTCCACTCTTTGATCTTGCCACGCTGCAACAACATAAGCAACGCACTCACCCAGAAACTACCCGTGAGCTTCTTGAAGCTTTGGATAGCAACGCTTTATTAACGGATATTCTTTCTGATACTGTCCGAGCATTTCCTTCAGCCTGTCTTACTCATTTTGGCCCATATACACCCAGCCACTATCTCAAAGGCCATTACGGTATTGAATCGCTCTATGAGCATAATGAATTAGAGATACCCTTTACTCACCAGATCAACGAACGTTTTGACCTTATTATCAGTTACTTCCATTTGCATTGGCATAACGATGTACTGCAATCCCTCAAAAACTATTATCGTTTACTGAAACCAAACGGCCTGTTCATCAGTTTATTCTTTGGTGGTTATAGCCTGACCGAACTCCGCCAATCGTTACTCAAGGCCGAAAGTGAACTGACCCAGCAAGCCGCCCCCCGTATCTCCCCTACCATTGATGTCAAAGATGCGGGTCGACTTATCCAATTAGCGGGTTTTGAGAATCCCGTTTCTGATCTTACCCACATGACCGTCTCATACGACCATCCACTTACCCTCTTAAAAGAACTTAAGCAACTAGGTGAAACCAACGCATTGCTCCAGCGTACTCGCCAGTTCATGACTCGAAGGTTATTACATGAGGCCTGTGCTACCTACAGCCAATCCTTTGCCGATGAAGATGGCCGCGTTCCCGCCACCATTGATATCATCACGATGACCGGCTGGAAGCCTCGGAACTCTACATGA
- a CDS encoding DUF167 domain-containing protein has translation MTGTFYEPIEQGFIIRIKAYPGAKREGFTGIIETEGQLHFLKVSISTPPEDGKANKALIQFMAKAWKLSPSQFELIKGQTHRLKIVKLEILSTDEVARMTTLFKTFK, from the coding sequence ATGACCGGCACATTCTACGAACCCATAGAACAAGGGTTTATTATCCGCATCAAAGCCTATCCAGGAGCCAAGCGGGAAGGGTTTACTGGCATCATTGAGACTGAGGGGCAACTTCATTTCCTCAAAGTTTCAATTAGCACGCCGCCAGAAGATGGCAAAGCAAACAAGGCCTTGATTCAATTTATGGCCAAAGCGTGGAAACTGAGCCCTTCACAATTTGAGCTCATCAAAGGCCAAACCCACCGTTTAAAAATTGTTAAACTCGAGATTCTTTCTACTGATGAAGTCGCGCGAATGACAACTTTATTCAAAACGTTTAAATAG
- the cobA gene encoding uroporphyrinogen-III C-methyltransferase — MITIPASLLCPPPPSKPYIYILGAGPGDPLLLSIKALQILTQHAQIVVHDRLISPEILALIPDHVEKIFAGKEAEHHYMPQDEIHQTLLYHANQHKIIVRLKGGDPFMFGRGGEEMLFLLEHHIPFEVIPGITAAEGCSAMYGIPLTHRGVAQGVRFITGHQQEGRLHHLDWQGLADPTTTLVIYMGLAHLEQISNQLIAHGLPATTPVAVIRNGTLPDSEIFYSTLSAVAEAVKCQQIKAPCLIIVGKVVALKN, encoded by the coding sequence ATGATAACGATACCCGCGTCATTACTGTGCCCTCCCCCTCCCTCTAAGCCTTACATCTATATTTTAGGTGCAGGGCCAGGTGATCCATTGCTTTTATCCATCAAAGCCTTACAAATTTTGACACAGCATGCACAGATCGTTGTTCATGACCGCTTGATTTCCCCTGAAATTCTAGCTCTGATCCCAGATCATGTCGAAAAAATATTTGCAGGCAAAGAAGCCGAGCATCATTACATGCCCCAGGACGAAATCCATCAAACCCTCCTGTATCACGCTAACCAGCATAAAATTATTGTGCGTCTTAAAGGTGGCGACCCGTTTATGTTTGGCCGTGGCGGTGAAGAAATGCTGTTCTTGCTTGAACATCATATTCCTTTTGAAGTAATACCCGGCATCACCGCCGCAGAAGGGTGCAGCGCAATGTACGGTATCCCCCTCACCCATCGTGGTGTTGCCCAAGGCGTTCGCTTTATCACCGGCCACCAGCAAGAGGGACGATTGCACCATCTAGACTGGCAAGGACTAGCCGACCCCACCACCACCCTGGTGATCTATATGGGACTTGCCCATTTAGAACAGATCAGCAACCAATTGATTGCGCATGGTTTACCAGCAACCACACCAGTGGCTGTAATCCGCAATGGTACATTACCTGATAGCGAAATATTTTATTCAACCCTCTCTGCCGTTGCTGAGGCAGTCAAATGCCAACAGATCAAAGCACCCTGTTTGATTATTGTTGGAAAGGTCGTTGCTTTAAAAAACTAA
- the dnaA gene encoding chromosomal replication initiator protein DnaA, producing the protein MTLAAIHSPIANDTSRVVSVWSSLQQVLKGHFGEAVYKSWLQSLEFVSNDDGHIILSAPTRFIREWVLTNYCPEILSLWQHLDNAAKAVDVYVRRPKEVSDEEVAQQFGIEGDNVRSLPLDHHATVEPDEISSPLDPRFTFAHYMVGESNRLAYTAMQKILDSQSPVPGNNPLYVYGGVGLGKTHLLQALAASIRSRFPHRKVAYLSAEKFMFFFIKAVRQNEMIAFKEQLRSVDVLLIDDLQFISGKGSTQEEFFHTFNSLLDNQRQVVISGDRPPYELKDIDNRIRSRLSWGMVADIKPADYELRCQIIESKAKQMKTALPESVVAFLATKITGSIRELEGAMNRVVAQCAIMNHEISLDGTKEMLHDLLRSNQPVVTIESIQKAVAQFYNISVDDLISERRMRMIARPRQIAMYLSKCLTTRSLTEIARRFNRKDHTTVMHGVKTIEDLCSIDAELDQEVKKLKSIVKGS; encoded by the coding sequence ATGACATTAGCTGCGATACATTCGCCAATTGCCAACGATACCTCGCGTGTCGTCTCTGTATGGAGCAGTCTCCAACAGGTGTTAAAGGGGCATTTTGGTGAAGCCGTATACAAAAGCTGGTTACAGTCACTTGAATTTGTCAGCAATGACGATGGCCATATTATCCTTAGTGCGCCGACCCGTTTTATTCGCGAATGGGTACTTACCAATTACTGTCCAGAGATTCTTTCGCTTTGGCAACATCTTGATAATGCTGCTAAAGCGGTTGATGTTTATGTCCGTCGTCCTAAAGAAGTTTCTGATGAAGAGGTAGCACAGCAATTTGGTATCGAAGGTGATAATGTCCGTTCACTGCCGCTAGATCATCATGCGACGGTTGAACCGGATGAGATCAGTTCGCCGCTGGATCCTCGTTTTACCTTTGCGCATTATATGGTGGGTGAATCAAACCGCCTTGCGTATACTGCCATGCAGAAAATCCTTGATTCACAGTCACCTGTGCCAGGGAATAACCCGCTTTATGTGTATGGTGGTGTTGGCTTAGGAAAGACGCACTTATTGCAAGCACTTGCTGCATCTATTCGCAGCCGTTTTCCGCATCGTAAAGTGGCGTATTTGTCAGCTGAGAAATTTATGTTCTTTTTTATCAAGGCTGTGCGTCAAAATGAAATGATTGCGTTTAAAGAGCAGTTGCGCTCGGTTGACGTATTGCTAATTGATGATTTGCAGTTTATCAGCGGTAAGGGCAGTACCCAGGAAGAATTTTTTCATACCTTTAATAGCCTGCTTGATAACCAGCGCCAGGTGGTCATCAGTGGTGATCGTCCCCCTTACGAATTAAAAGACATCGATAATCGTATCCGTTCACGATTATCTTGGGGTATGGTGGCAGATATCAAACCGGCTGATTATGAATTACGTTGTCAGATTATTGAATCCAAAGCCAAGCAGATGAAAACCGCTTTGCCAGAATCAGTGGTGGCATTTTTAGCTACTAAAATTACTGGCAGCATCCGTGAGTTAGAAGGTGCCATGAACCGTGTCGTCGCTCAATGTGCGATTATGAATCATGAAATCAGTTTAGATGGCACTAAGGAAATGTTACATGATCTGCTGCGGAGCAATCAGCCGGTGGTGACGATTGAATCCATCCAGAAAGCCGTTGCTCAGTTTTATAATATCAGTGTAGATGATTTAATTTCAGAGCGCCGTATGCGAATGATTGCGCGTCCACGCCAGATTGCGATGTATTTAAGCAAGTGCTTAACCACACGTAGCCTAACCGAAATTGCCCGCCGTTTTAACCGTAAAGACCACACAACAGTGATGCATGGGGTTAAAACCATAGAGGATCTTTGCAGTATTGATGCAGAGCTCGACCAAGAGGTTAAGAAGCTTAAATCAATTGTCAAAGGCAGTTAA
- a CDS encoding succinate dehydrogenase assembly factor 2: MTENNDTKIKRILYRSWHRGCKETDILLGDFAKANLTAMSPDDISCFEQLLDEQDLDIYSWINHPELIPVAYQQMIATIKRFQEQRFE; encoded by the coding sequence ATGACTGAAAATAATGACACAAAAATCAAGAGAATCCTTTACCGTAGCTGGCATCGTGGCTGCAAAGAGACTGACATCCTCCTTGGTGATTTCGCCAAGGCTAATTTAACTGCAATGAGTCCTGATGATATCTCATGTTTTGAACAATTACTCGATGAACAGGATCTCGATATTTACAGCTGGATTAACCATCCAGAACTCATTCCAGTTGCTTATCAACAGATGATAGCGACGATCAAGCGCTTTCAAGAGCAAAGGTTTGAATAA
- the mfd gene encoding transcription-repair coupling factor: MSMLTLSSIPAGARGYVLTQLFHKQSDTIIHVSLDDQSMTHLHDEIRFFDSTIPTLLFPAWDCLPYDRTSPNIPIISQRVETLCSLSKRTKDKSKLIVLTTINAIIQRVPPQTAFASHISTITTQMQLDRQALVHQLLTLGFSRSGTAVEAGEFAVRGSIFDLVITSDSGYRLDFFGNQVESIRVFDPISQVSQGTINSITLFPAGEVMLEPDRIEHFRQQYRHLFGTSYKADPLYESISAGRKYPGMEHWLPLFYPKLDTLFDYLPNAQLILDYHADDARVKRLETITDHYQNRKDAYEHNRFDDVAYHPLEPNCLYLQDDAWKTELSKLKVVSLSPFVATDENIVPFALLPSLDLKPLPPVLTLAKQQSQHPLAYLKEWLESVRIANSKSKRSNPRPVIACFSDGSRDRLHGMLEKHQTNSVISANWQDVQKNPSKLIQLITLPLETGFISDDVLMISEQDIFGERISRSLRKTKRSQQFIIEATSLNPGELVVHIEHGIGEFLGLQKLEISGHPHDFIQIAYDGGDKLYVPVENIETITRYGKNEGVKLDRLGGVAWQGRKARLKQRIRDIAHELLKITALRELRKTEPLIVSENLYQEFCAKFPYSETEEQLRAIDEVATDLASGKPMDRLICGDVGFGKTEVALRAAFMAVFSNLPGDAPFKPNGKQVAVVVPTTLLCRQHFHTFSERFRGFGIRVKQLSRLVTAKEAAQTKLELEHGEVDIVVGTHALLSKHISFLNLSLLIVDEEQHFGVKQKEALKQLKANVHILTLTATPIPRTLQMAMSGLRELSLITTPPIDRLAIRTFVMPYDSVTLREAILREHYRGGRTFYVCPRVSHLIDIEKKLHQLIPEVKVVKAHGQMPAAELDQIMTDFDEGKFDVLLSTTIVESGLDIPQANTLIVHHADMFGLSQLYQIRGRIGRGKIRAYAYLTTPSRMTLQGNALQRLNVLQHLDTLGAGFTIATHDMDIRGYGNLLGEEQSGHIKEVGMELYQHMLEEAMVLAKTATEANPNPVEQDNQWSPSINLGIPVLIPDDYVSDLSLRLGLYQRLSALQSDPEVEAFGAELIDRFGPLPEAANFLLEVMKIKFLCKQAHIEKIETGPRGAVISFREGHIQNPLHILNMVQSKPHLWKLRPDQKLVYQQEWNDHHSRLLLIHGCIQQLLSANDGCNG; the protein is encoded by the coding sequence ATGTCGATGCTGACACTTTCTTCTATTCCTGCAGGTGCTCGCGGTTATGTTTTAACCCAATTGTTTCACAAGCAGTCTGATACTATTATCCACGTATCGCTTGATGACCAAAGCATGACGCATCTGCATGATGAAATACGATTTTTTGATTCCACCATTCCCACTCTACTCTTTCCCGCATGGGATTGCCTGCCATACGACCGCACTTCTCCTAATATCCCGATTATCAGCCAACGCGTTGAAACACTTTGCAGCTTAAGTAAGCGCACCAAAGACAAATCAAAACTCATTGTTTTGACAACCATCAATGCCATTATTCAACGTGTTCCTCCGCAAACAGCCTTTGCTTCCCATATCTCAACCATCACGACCCAAATGCAGCTTGATCGTCAAGCATTAGTTCACCAGCTGCTTACACTGGGTTTTAGTCGTTCTGGTACGGCCGTTGAGGCGGGCGAATTTGCCGTACGCGGCAGCATCTTTGATTTAGTCATCACCAGTGACAGCGGCTATCGCCTTGATTTTTTTGGCAATCAGGTTGAATCAATACGCGTGTTTGATCCTATTTCCCAGGTGAGCCAGGGAACCATCAACTCAATCACCTTATTTCCCGCCGGCGAAGTAATGCTGGAGCCTGACCGTATCGAACATTTTCGCCAGCAATATCGCCATTTATTTGGGACCAGCTATAAAGCTGATCCACTGTATGAATCGATTTCCGCTGGCCGTAAATACCCGGGCATGGAACATTGGTTGCCACTTTTTTACCCTAAGCTTGATACCTTGTTTGATTACCTGCCAAACGCTCAGCTGATACTCGATTATCACGCAGACGATGCACGTGTCAAACGCTTAGAAACCATTACCGACCATTATCAAAACCGTAAGGACGCATACGAACATAATCGTTTTGATGATGTTGCGTATCACCCGCTAGAACCAAATTGCCTTTATTTACAGGATGATGCCTGGAAAACCGAACTCTCTAAATTAAAAGTTGTTTCTTTATCACCTTTTGTAGCTACGGACGAAAATATCGTACCGTTTGCCTTATTACCTTCGTTAGACTTAAAACCACTACCACCCGTGCTCACCTTGGCTAAACAACAAAGCCAGCATCCTCTGGCTTACCTCAAAGAATGGCTGGAATCCGTGCGTATTGCCAACAGCAAATCAAAACGTTCTAATCCTCGCCCCGTGATTGCCTGTTTTTCGGATGGCTCGCGTGATCGTTTACATGGAATGTTAGAAAAACATCAAACCAATTCCGTTATTTCAGCCAACTGGCAGGACGTACAGAAAAATCCAAGCAAGCTCATTCAGCTGATAACCTTGCCACTGGAAACAGGTTTTATCAGCGATGACGTTTTGATGATTTCCGAACAGGATATTTTCGGCGAACGTATTTCCCGAAGTCTGCGTAAAACCAAGCGCAGCCAGCAATTTATCATTGAAGCCACCTCTTTAAATCCGGGCGAATTAGTCGTCCATATTGAACATGGTATCGGTGAATTCTTAGGGTTACAGAAACTCGAAATCTCTGGCCATCCCCATGATTTTATCCAGATTGCTTATGATGGTGGCGATAAACTTTATGTACCGGTAGAAAACATCGAAACCATAACCCGTTATGGTAAAAATGAAGGTGTTAAATTAGACCGCTTAGGTGGTGTTGCCTGGCAGGGACGCAAAGCACGGCTTAAACAACGTATTAGGGATATTGCCCATGAGTTGCTTAAAATTACCGCGCTGCGGGAACTCCGAAAAACCGAGCCACTCATTGTGTCTGAAAATCTCTATCAGGAATTCTGCGCCAAATTCCCATATTCAGAAACCGAAGAACAATTACGGGCCATTGACGAAGTTGCCACCGACCTTGCTTCTGGTAAACCGATGGATCGTCTCATCTGCGGCGATGTCGGATTTGGCAAAACCGAAGTAGCCCTGCGTGCTGCCTTCATGGCCGTATTCAGTAATCTACCAGGCGATGCACCATTTAAACCCAATGGCAAACAAGTTGCCGTAGTCGTGCCTACCACCTTGCTATGCCGTCAGCATTTTCATACTTTTAGTGAACGGTTCCGTGGTTTCGGTATTCGAGTTAAACAGCTCTCACGCTTAGTAACCGCTAAAGAAGCTGCCCAAACCAAACTCGAATTAGAACATGGCGAAGTCGATATCGTTGTGGGCACCCATGCCCTGCTTAGTAAGCATATTTCATTTTTAAATTTATCGTTATTGATTGTTGATGAAGAACAGCATTTTGGCGTTAAACAAAAAGAGGCACTCAAACAACTCAAAGCCAATGTTCATATTCTGACCCTCACCGCCACCCCCATTCCGCGAACCTTGCAAATGGCTATGAGTGGCCTGCGCGAACTAAGCCTGATTACCACCCCACCCATTGACCGCCTTGCCATCCGTACTTTTGTCATGCCCTATGACTCAGTCACGTTGCGTGAAGCTATTCTACGGGAACACTACCGTGGAGGAAGAACCTTTTATGTATGTCCACGCGTCAGCCACCTGATAGACATTGAGAAAAAACTTCACCAACTCATTCCTGAAGTTAAGGTGGTGAAAGCGCATGGCCAAATGCCAGCCGCCGAACTCGACCAGATCATGACCGATTTTGACGAAGGTAAATTCGACGTGTTACTCTCCACAACAATTGTTGAATCGGGGCTGGATATCCCCCAAGCAAACACCCTCATTGTGCATCACGCCGACATGTTTGGGCTATCGCAACTTTATCAAATTCGTGGACGTATCGGCCGCGGTAAAATTCGTGCTTATGCCTATCTAACGACCCCTTCCCGCATGACATTACAGGGAAATGCCTTGCAGCGTCTTAACGTCTTGCAGCATTTGGATACCTTAGGTGCGGGCTTCACCATCGCAACCCATGATATGGATATCAGAGGTTATGGAAACCTCTTGGGAGAAGAACAATCCGGCCATATCAAAGAAGTCGGAATGGAGCTCTATCAACACATGCTTGAAGAAGCAATGGTCCTGGCAAAAACCGCTACTGAAGCCAACCCTAATCCGGTTGAACAGGACAACCAATGGAGCCCTTCGATCAATTTGGGCATTCCAGTTTTGATTCCTGATGATTATGTCAGCGATCTAAGCCTCCGCCTTGGCCTGTACCAACGGCTATCGGCATTGCAAAGCGACCCAGAAGTAGAAGCCTTTGGTGCAGAATTGATCGACCGTTTTGGCCCCCTTCCTGAAGCGGCAAATTTTCTACTGGAGGTGATGAAAATCAAATTCCTCTGTAAGCAAGCCCATATCGAAAAAATTGAAACCGGTCCACGTGGTGCCGTTATTTCTTTCCGAGAAGGCCACATCCAAAACCCCTTACATATTTTAAACATGGTCCAGTCTAAACCACATCTATGGAAATTGCGTCCGGACCAAAAGCTAGTCTACCAACAAGAATGGAACGATCATCATTCACGCCTCTTATTAATCCATGGCTGTATCCAGCAACTACTGTCAGCAAACGATGGATGCAACGGTTAA
- a CDS encoding flagellar protein FliS, with amino-acid sequence MYSKGIAAYQTAKAVVSPSRQIILLYEGMIKHIQQAKAAILEKRIEDRYNALDKAGKIAMGLLSAVDFDIAPELAKALQRFYISLDVRFLHVQRSNDIKVCDQLIKEINEMKKTWEAVDAEQHTMQVN; translated from the coding sequence ATGTATTCAAAAGGTATCGCAGCGTATCAAACCGCAAAAGCTGTTGTTAGTCCGTCACGACAAATTATTTTACTCTATGAAGGTATGATTAAACATATACAGCAAGCTAAAGCCGCTATATTGGAAAAACGTATCGAAGACCGTTATAACGCACTTGATAAAGCCGGAAAAATAGCCATGGGCCTACTGTCTGCTGTTGATTTTGATATCGCACCAGAACTTGCCAAAGCCCTTCAACGCTTCTACATCTCACTCGATGTTCGCTTCCTTCACGTCCAACGCAGTAACGATATAAAAGTATGCGACCAACTGATTAAAGAAATAAATGAGATGAAAAAAACCTGGGAAGCCGTGGATGCTGAGCAACATACGATGCAAGTCAATTAA
- a CDS encoding Hsp33 family molecular chaperone HslO, whose translation MVELSANDNLLEHDVVMPFMIERSHIRGRFVRLKKSLTEVIKQHQYPHVVSRLLGEMLAMAALVGATLKLEGVVSIQLHGNRPIRLIVADYTSEGHVRGYAKWNEEDADYLKQTQEYDFKALMASGNLMISIDHRQWNDKYQGIVPIEKETLAGCMEDYFRQSDQLDACIRLDSSFKANNGSSYWIASGMMIQRLPQQGGKPVELVYDKHDKALSDDNDERALYVEPNEWEHASILFQTLTHDEMTDGHLSPEGLVYRLYHDDGVRIFNPQPVIAKCRCSRERICSVLCSMPNEEIEPLYIDDVINVKCEFCSKNELFTRTEVMDIKHH comes from the coding sequence ATGGTTGAATTATCTGCAAATGACAATCTGCTAGAGCATGATGTTGTGATGCCGTTTATGATTGAACGTTCCCATATAAGGGGGCGTTTTGTCCGGCTTAAAAAGAGTCTGACTGAAGTGATAAAACAACATCAATATCCGCATGTGGTTTCACGATTGTTGGGTGAAATGCTGGCTATGGCTGCATTAGTTGGAGCGACACTCAAATTAGAGGGTGTTGTCAGTATCCAGTTACATGGCAATCGGCCTATTCGTTTAATCGTGGCCGATTATACTTCTGAAGGCCACGTAAGGGGATATGCCAAATGGAATGAGGAAGACGCCGACTATTTGAAGCAAACCCAGGAATATGATTTTAAAGCACTCATGGCCAGTGGCAATTTAATGATATCGATTGACCATCGCCAGTGGAATGATAAATATCAGGGGATCGTTCCTATCGAAAAAGAGACTCTGGCAGGTTGTATGGAAGATTATTTTCGGCAGTCAGATCAGCTCGATGCCTGTATCCGTTTAGATAGTTCGTTTAAAGCCAATAATGGCAGCAGTTATTGGATTGCTAGTGGGATGATGATTCAGCGTTTACCCCAACAGGGTGGCAAGCCAGTCGAACTGGTTTATGATAAGCACGATAAAGCACTGAGTGATGATAATGATGAGCGTGCGCTGTATGTCGAACCCAATGAATGGGAACATGCTTCTATTTTATTTCAAACCTTAACACATGACGAAATGACAGATGGGCATTTATCACCAGAAGGGTTGGTTTACCGACTCTACCATGATGATGGCGTACGTATCTTTAACCCACAGCCAGTTATCGCTAAATGCAGGTGTTCTCGTGAGAGAATATGTTCGGTGCTGTGTTCGATGCCAAATGAAGAAATCGAACCGCTTTACATAGACGATGTAATCAATGTGAAGTGCGAATTTTGCAGCAAAAATGAACTATTCACCCGCACGGAAGTGATGGATATTAAGCACCATTAA
- the lpxB gene encoding lipid-A-disaccharide synthase, protein MTHIYLIAGEASGDILGAKLMKALKVHQPDLVFSGIGGANMQEQGLKSLFPMKELSVMGLIEIIPKIFHFKKLIKETMADIKSKKPDLVITIDSPGFNKRVARGLQPRTIPLVHYVAPSVWAYRPGRAKTMAQLYDLLLALLPFEPAYFLPHGLRTVWVGHPVVEDPRGDGLAFRKKHGIAMHVPVLGVFVGSRLGEVQRLLPIYKEALALVKAKIPEFHVLVVTMPHLVATLEPSLTSLDLPMTLITDSHERMNAMAACSAALTKSGTVTVELARQQIPMVVAYKMNPLTAMIARWMLSIKYASLVNIILDRLVIPECIQDDCTPERLSHQVITLLSDQSVWNDQRQGMKEALQKMGLDAPKLPSENAALAVLAML, encoded by the coding sequence ATGACGCATATTTATCTTATCGCCGGTGAAGCTTCAGGAGATATACTCGGGGCTAAATTAATGAAAGCCTTGAAAGTGCATCAACCTGATCTTGTTTTTTCGGGGATTGGCGGTGCGAATATGCAGGAGCAGGGGTTGAAAAGCCTGTTTCCTATGAAGGAATTGTCCGTAATGGGACTGATTGAAATCATTCCAAAAATTTTCCATTTTAAAAAGTTAATTAAGGAAACAATGGCTGATATTAAATCTAAAAAGCCTGATTTAGTGATTACCATCGATTCACCCGGATTTAATAAACGGGTTGCCAGAGGGCTTCAGCCTCGAACCATTCCTCTTGTTCATTATGTAGCGCCCAGCGTATGGGCCTACCGGCCGGGACGGGCTAAAACCATGGCCCAACTGTATGATTTATTATTAGCGTTATTGCCGTTTGAACCGGCTTATTTTTTGCCGCATGGGTTACGGACGGTATGGGTGGGCCATCCGGTAGTGGAAGATCCTCGAGGTGACGGACTGGCCTTTCGAAAAAAACACGGTATAGCAATGCATGTTCCGGTGCTTGGTGTTTTTGTGGGGAGTCGATTGGGGGAGGTTCAGCGTTTATTGCCTATTTATAAAGAGGCGTTAGCGTTGGTTAAAGCCAAAATACCGGAATTTCATGTGCTTGTGGTAACGATGCCGCATTTGGTTGCTACCCTTGAGCCATCGTTAACATCACTCGACTTACCGATGACGTTAATTACCGACTCCCATGAGCGTATGAATGCAATGGCAGCTTGTTCTGCTGCGCTGACTAAATCTGGAACAGTCACGGTAGAATTGGCACGTCAGCAAATCCCTATGGTGGTCGCCTATAAAATGAACCCACTAACGGCGATGATTGCCAGATGGATGCTTTCGATTAAATATGCATCACTTGTCAATATTATCCTCGACCGTTTAGTGATACCAGAATGTATTCAGGATGACTGCACCCCAGAACGCTTATCTCATCAAGTCATCACGCTTTTGAGCGATCAATCCGTTTGGAATGATCAACGTCAGGGGATGAAAGAAGCCTTGCAGAAAATGGGATTAGATGCCCCTAAACTGCCCAGTGAAAATGCAGCATTAGCGGTGTTAGCAATGCTCTAA